In the genome of uncultured Sphaerochaeta sp., the window GCGTTGCGTCCTTGCTGCAGATCGGCGAAGGCCAGCTCATCTTCACCAGCGGAGCCACCGAAGCAAACGCCATCGTTCTTGAAAGCCTGATCTGGAGACAGCAAAAGGGTCATGTGATCCTCAGCGCGATAGAACACCCGTCGGTAAGCGAGTTTGCACGGCTTCTGAAGCATCTGGGCTGGAGTGTCAGTTTTCTCAACGCCCCGGGTGGCTTCATCCGCTGTGAGGACCTGCAGAAGGCGCTTACCAAGCAGACGAGGTTCGTTTCCCTGATGCTGGTCAACAACGTGGTGGGTTCCATCCAGGATATCAGGTCGCTGGTCAGGACGGTGCGCGAGTTTGAGAAGCAGGCAGGAGGAAGGCACATCCACTTCCATACCGATGCTACGCAGGCTTTGGGGAAGATTCGGTTCTCCCTTTCTGAGCTTGGGGTGGACAGTGCAGCATTCAGCGCCCACAAGTTCCATGGTCCGCGGGGGGTGGGCATGCTCTACAATGCCAATCCTGCACTGGAGAACCTGAGCAGGGCCGGTGACCAGGAAGGGGGACTGCGCGGGGGAACCGAGAACCTGGCTGGGATTGCCGCTATGACCACTGCGCTGGAAGAAGCGTATGCGTCGCTTGACCGGAATCTTGGACAAGTCGGTGAGATCAACGCATACCTGCGCGAGCGGCTGGGATCATTCGTAATCCTTTCGCCATCACAATCCTGCTCTCCTTACATTCTGAACCTCTCGGTCAAGCCCCTCCCCAGCGAAGTCTTCACCCGCATGCTGTATGACCGTGGATTCTGCGTATCCAGCGGCTCGGCCTGCTCGAACAATGCAAAGCAAAAGGGAGAGGGTGTCCTCACCGCAATGCACTATCACAGCGAATTGGCAAAGAGCAGCCTCAGGCTCTCTTTCAGCAATGACACCACCCTTTCCGATGCCGAGGCTCTGGCCGATGCAATCATTTCCCTCTATCAGGAGCATGCATGAACGATTCCACACTCTATCTGGTAAAGCTCGGCGAGATATCGCTGAAGGGCTTGAACCGCGACTTCTTCGAAAAGCGTCTGAAAAACAACATCAAGCACAAACTCAAGGGCTATAGGACCCAGGTGTCCAAGCAAAAGGGACGTATCTTCTTCGAAATCAGCAATGACTGTCCGAAAGAGATCATCGAACGGACCTTCAGCACCACCTTCGGGGTGGTCGGCTACTCGCGCTGCCTGCGTTGCGAAAAGGATATGGAACAGATCAAGGAGACGGCACGCCTTCTGATCGAGGATGCCCCGTTCTCCTCGGGAAAAGGATCGTTCAAATCCATTTCCAAGCGCGCTGACAAGCAGTTCCCCTTCACCAGCTATGATATCGATTGCGAACTGGGAGGCGTCGTACTGGACACCTATCCCGAGATGCACGTGGATGTAAAGAATCCTGATATGATCATCACCTGTGAGATCCGTGACAAGGCATACCTGTACATCTCGGCGAAACCCGGTCCAGGTGGTCTTCCGGTCTCTACAGCCGGCAAGGGGATGCTCCTGCTCAGCGGAGGCATCGACAGCCCCGTTGCGGCCTACCGCATGGCCCAGAGAGGGCTGAAAATGGAGTGCATCTACTTCCATGCCTATCCGTATACCAGTGAACTGGCCCTGGAGAAGGTCAAGACGCTTACGAGCCTCCTTGCTCCCTATCTGCAGGGAACCAGGTTGCATGTGGTTCCCTTCACCGAAGCCCAGCTGTGGATCAAGCAGCACAGCCCCGAGGATGAGACCACGCTCATGTTCCGTGCATGCATGATGAAGGTAGCCAATAAGCTTTCCTTGCAACAGGAAGGGCTGTGCATCGTGACCGGGGAGGCGATGAGCCAGGTTGCAAGCCAGACCCTGGAAAGCCTCTCGTTCACCGACAGCATGAGCGACCAAGTGGTGATGCGCCCCTTGGTGGGGATGGACAAGCAGGAAATCATGGATCTCGCCAAGAAGATCGGAACCTATGAGACATCCATTCTTCCGTATGAGGACTGTTGCGTCATCTTCAGTCCCCGTCATCCGCTGGTGAGACCGGACAAGAAGACCGTCACCGAGCACTATCATGCCATGGGCATCGAAGCCTTGCTTGACGAGGCGGTGACAAACACGGAAGTGTTCGACTTTGGACCGGACGGTCAGCAACGTTTCTAGACATTTATGCAAATATTGTATAAATACAAAGAAAGCTTGCTGTACCATTATCGGTAAATTGGCTATGGTTTGGTGAATCGGAGGCTTCACGGTGAGAATCGGGTTGGATGTTGGCTCCACTACCATGAAATGCGTTGTGCTTGACGAAACGCTCAACGTTGTCCATACAGAGTATCGCAGACACTATTCGCAGATATCCCAGACTGCAGTGACGATGCTCTCAGTCCTGCTCGATCGGTTTTCCGACCGTCCTGTCTTGCTTTCTGTCTCCGGGTCGGCAGGTCTTGGGCTTGCCCAGAATCTCAATCTGCCCTTTGTGCAGGAAGTGTACGCAACCCGCATTGCCGTCAACCATTTCCTCCCCTCCACTGACGTCGTGGTGGAACTTGGCGGAGAGGATGCCAAGATCCTGTTCCTCAAGCAGGTGATGGAAGTGAGGATGAACGGCACCTGTGCCGGTGGGACCGGATCGTTCATCGACCAGATGGCAAGCCTGCTCAACGT includes:
- a CDS encoding cysteine desulfurase family protein translates to MYELRYFDNAATTVMSESSLRTYQEVASAYIGNPSALHQKGLEAKAYLQQNRARVASLLQIGEGQLIFTSGATEANAIVLESLIWRQQKGHVILSAIEHPSVSEFARLLKHLGWSVSFLNAPGGFIRCEDLQKALTKQTRFVSLMLVNNVVGSIQDIRSLVRTVREFEKQAGGRHIHFHTDATQALGKIRFSLSELGVDSAAFSAHKFHGPRGVGMLYNANPALENLSRAGDQEGGLRGGTENLAGIAAMTTALEEAYASLDRNLGQVGEINAYLRERLGSFVILSPSQSCSPYILNLSVKPLPSEVFTRMLYDRGFCVSSGSACSNNAKQKGEGVLTAMHYHSELAKSSLRLSFSNDTTLSDAEALADAIISLYQEHA
- the thiI gene encoding tRNA uracil 4-sulfurtransferase ThiI — encoded protein: MNDSTLYLVKLGEISLKGLNRDFFEKRLKNNIKHKLKGYRTQVSKQKGRIFFEISNDCPKEIIERTFSTTFGVVGYSRCLRCEKDMEQIKETARLLIEDAPFSSGKGSFKSISKRADKQFPFTSYDIDCELGGVVLDTYPEMHVDVKNPDMIITCEIRDKAYLYISAKPGPGGLPVSTAGKGMLLLSGGIDSPVAAYRMAQRGLKMECIYFHAYPYTSELALEKVKTLTSLLAPYLQGTRLHVVPFTEAQLWIKQHSPEDETTLMFRACMMKVANKLSLQQEGLCIVTGEAMSQVASQTLESLSFTDSMSDQVVMRPLVGMDKQEIMDLAKKIGTYETSILPYEDCCVIFSPRHPLVRPDKKTVTEHYHAMGIEALLDEAVTNTEVFDFGPDGQQRF